The proteins below come from a single Gordonia pseudamarae genomic window:
- a CDS encoding PfaD family polyunsaturated fatty acid/polyketide biosynthesis protein, translating into MHQTLLGLPHAQVAPADTRADVAEALAEIRQPVAVVASPLGPVPVVVGDGGLAEIAGNELLALLPPVYPEWLGERSFTAAHGVRFPYVAGEMARGIATPQMAIAAVRAGAMGFYGSAGLDLDTVEAGIREIQAALGPDSPGWGANLIHNVQDDRREMATVELFLRMGVRCVSASAFMQLTPAVVLYAAKGLRRGGDGQIIRYGSVFAKVSRDEIARHFLSPAPEAMLRALVAEGRLTAEEAELAAQIPIAEDITAEADSGGHTDNRALTVLLPSLIALRDEIAEQYGYTVLPRVGAAGGIGTPAAVAAAFAAGAAYVLTGSVNQSAVESGLSEDGRDLLALAQATDVATAPAADMFEMGVTVQVLKRGTMFAQRGQRLTEFYRKYASFADAPAQEVAALEKQVLRRSIDEIWAETKDFFSSRDPREIARAEADPHHLMALVFRWYLFSGAQWAREGDTDRRGDYQIWCGPAMGGFNTWVRGSFLEPVGSRTTGQIALNLLEGAATITRAGQLRTAGVQLPPGAFDFRPRPLG; encoded by the coding sequence ATGCATCAGACGTTGCTGGGGCTGCCCCATGCACAAGTTGCCCCGGCAGACACGCGAGCAGATGTCGCCGAGGCACTCGCCGAAATCCGTCAACCCGTCGCCGTCGTCGCGTCGCCGCTCGGCCCGGTTCCGGTGGTCGTCGGGGATGGGGGACTGGCCGAGATCGCCGGGAACGAACTGCTCGCGCTTCTGCCGCCCGTATACCCCGAATGGCTCGGCGAGCGCTCATTCACCGCCGCGCACGGTGTGCGTTTTCCCTACGTCGCCGGTGAGATGGCCCGCGGTATCGCCACCCCGCAGATGGCGATCGCCGCCGTCCGCGCGGGCGCGATGGGTTTCTACGGCAGTGCGGGACTGGATCTGGACACCGTCGAGGCCGGGATCAGGGAGATCCAGGCGGCCCTCGGCCCGGACTCGCCAGGATGGGGCGCCAACCTCATCCACAACGTCCAGGACGACCGCCGCGAGATGGCCACCGTGGAACTGTTCCTGCGGATGGGTGTGCGCTGTGTGTCGGCGTCGGCCTTTATGCAGCTGACCCCGGCCGTCGTGCTGTACGCGGCCAAGGGGCTGCGCCGCGGCGGTGACGGACAGATCATCCGGTACGGCAGCGTCTTCGCCAAGGTCTCCCGGGATGAGATCGCCCGGCACTTCCTCTCACCCGCGCCGGAGGCGATGCTCCGGGCGCTGGTCGCCGAGGGCCGGCTGACCGCCGAAGAGGCCGAACTCGCCGCCCAGATCCCCATCGCCGAGGACATCACCGCCGAGGCCGACTCGGGCGGCCACACCGACAACCGCGCGCTCACCGTCCTGCTGCCCAGCCTGATCGCACTGCGCGACGAGATCGCCGAACAGTACGGCTACACCGTGCTTCCGCGTGTCGGCGCGGCCGGCGGTATCGGAACCCCGGCCGCGGTGGCGGCCGCGTTCGCCGCCGGCGCGGCCTATGTGCTCACCGGCTCGGTCAACCAGTCGGCCGTGGAGAGCGGACTGTCCGAGGACGGCCGCGACCTGCTGGCGCTGGCGCAGGCCACCGACGTGGCCACCGCCCCGGCCGCCGACATGTTCGAGATGGGCGTGACCGTGCAGGTTCTCAAGCGCGGCACCATGTTCGCCCAGCGCGGACAGCGGCTCACCGAGTTCTACCGCAAATACGCCTCGTTCGCCGACGCCCCCGCGCAGGAGGTCGCCGCCCTGGAGAAGCAGGTCCTGCGGCGCAGCATCGACGAGATCTGGGCCGAGACCAAGGACTTCTTCTCCAGCCGCGACCCCCGTGAGATCGCGCGGGCGGAGGCCGACCCGCATCACCTGATGGCGCTGGTGTTCCGCTGGTACCTGTTCTCGGGTGCCCAGTGGGCCCGCGAGGGCGACACCGATCGCCGTGGGGACTATCAGATCTGGTGCGGCCCGGCGATGGGCGGGTTCAATACCTGGGTCAGGGGCAGTTTTCTCGAACCCGTCGGGTCCCGCACCACCGGCCAGATCGCGCTCAACCTTCTCGAAGGGGCGGCCACCATCACCCGCGCCGGCCAGCTGCGCACCGCAGGTGTCCAGTTGCCGCCCGGAGCGTTCGATTTCCGGCCCAGACCCCTGGGCTGA
- a CDS encoding TIGR03767 family metallophosphoesterase, translating to MPGSRPSALSRRTFLAAGAATVGAFATGGAIAAAAPDVLAEANTAGTTLARAARPGGARAGGYRKLVAGPGWPLYVRQELATAKAGRSRTRNGLAAFVQLTDMHITDVQSPARFEYTHDLITGSAFRPQEALNTQGAVSLVNRINSLSGGPFSGRRFDAVVTTGDNTDNRESVELDWFCKVLSGGSITPNTGAANRFEGVQNFGSTLYWQPESAIRDIYKERGYVQIPGYLRAAIAKHRSPGLNVPWYAVLGNHDDQYLGTIPNNILDDMYLWSVKLDVPATNPAAGQIAQAMQSNPAALGPLMAALRVSGPAYPVTPDSRRRPFSNQEFVRRHFDPALTGPGPVGHGFAAPDGPTWYTFQIAPGVLGIAMNTCNSLGLSDGSIGDRQLRWIQRQITAHRDQLVIVFSHHTSDTMSAALPNPDTPGERQYDGTALVAMLARHNNVIAWVNGHTHNNRLIPHRGSTAEHSFWEINTASHIDFPQLARIVEVVDNADGTLSIFTPLIEADAPYTADESDLTPDGLASLYRELAYNDLHTDPERIGKLTDRNCELLLAHPLR from the coding sequence ATGCCAGGTTCTCGCCCCAGCGCGCTGTCCCGTCGTACCTTCCTCGCCGCGGGCGCGGCCACCGTCGGCGCTTTCGCCACCGGCGGAGCTATCGCCGCCGCAGCCCCTGACGTCCTGGCCGAGGCCAACACCGCCGGTACCACCCTGGCGCGGGCCGCACGGCCCGGCGGGGCCCGTGCGGGCGGCTACCGGAAACTGGTCGCGGGCCCGGGGTGGCCGCTATACGTGCGCCAAGAATTGGCCACTGCGAAAGCGGGCCGTAGCAGGACCCGGAACGGTCTCGCCGCCTTCGTTCAGCTCACCGATATGCACATCACCGACGTGCAGAGCCCGGCTCGTTTCGAGTACACCCATGATCTGATCACCGGCTCGGCGTTCCGACCCCAGGAAGCACTCAACACCCAGGGCGCGGTATCGCTGGTCAACCGGATCAACTCGCTGTCAGGCGGACCGTTCTCGGGGCGTCGTTTCGATGCGGTCGTCACCACCGGCGACAATACCGACAACCGCGAATCGGTGGAACTCGATTGGTTCTGCAAAGTTCTGTCCGGCGGCTCGATCACCCCGAACACCGGTGCGGCCAACCGATTCGAAGGGGTGCAGAATTTCGGTTCGACACTGTACTGGCAGCCCGAGTCCGCGATCCGAGACATCTACAAGGAACGTGGATACGTCCAGATCCCCGGCTACCTGCGTGCGGCCATCGCGAAACACCGCAGCCCCGGCCTGAATGTCCCGTGGTACGCGGTGCTGGGTAACCACGATGACCAGTATCTGGGCACCATCCCGAACAACATTCTCGACGACATGTACCTGTGGTCGGTGAAGCTCGATGTGCCCGCGACCAATCCGGCGGCCGGGCAGATCGCCCAAGCGATGCAGTCCAATCCGGCGGCTTTGGGCCCTCTGATGGCGGCGCTGCGGGTGAGCGGTCCGGCGTACCCGGTGACCCCTGATTCGCGTCGTCGGCCGTTCTCCAACCAGGAGTTCGTGCGGCGGCATTTCGACCCGGCGCTCACCGGACCCGGCCCCGTCGGTCACGGATTTGCCGCCCCCGACGGACCCACCTGGTACACCTTCCAGATCGCGCCGGGCGTGCTGGGTATCGCGATGAACACCTGCAACAGCCTGGGCCTATCCGACGGCTCCATCGGCGATCGGCAGCTGCGGTGGATTCAGCGCCAGATCACCGCGCACCGCGACCAGCTCGTCATCGTGTTCAGCCACCACACCTCCGACACCATGTCCGCCGCCCTGCCCAACCCCGACACCCCCGGCGAACGCCAGTACGACGGCACAGCCCTGGTGGCGATGCTCGCCCGGCACAACAATGTCATCGCCTGGGTGAACGGACACACCCACAACAACCGGCTGATCCCGCACCGCGGCAGCACCGCCGAACACAGTTTCTGGGAAATCAACACCGCCAGCCACATCGATTTCCCGCAACTGGCCCGCATCGTCGAGGTGGTCGACAACGCCGACGGCACCCTGTCGATCTTCACACCGCTCATCGAAGCCGATGCACCGTACACCGCCGACGAATCCGACCTCACACCCGACGGCCTGGCCAGCCTGTATCGCGAACTCGCCTACAACGACCTACACACCGACCCCGAACGCATCGGGAAGCTGACCGACCGCAACTGCGAGCTCCTCCTCGCCCATCCCCTGCGTTGA
- a CDS encoding AMP-binding protein, producing the protein MADMRLWRLMYEPLDRACRYYPARTAVIDGERRLTYAELGAFTNRVANGFIELGLKPGEAVGMLMPNCLEFIPTQHGLWKSGGVMVQMPARASAHDHAYFLNAASATTLVYHELFADIVDQLRAQCPTVRRFIRIPAVPASATEVSEPSDELSFKEVFDNQPATPPSIHVEPEDLVSISFTSGSTGQPKAVKNSHERTLHMHIPSGTEIGDVRAGEVFALGAPLTHFAQIFVLPTLLHGGTLVLLPGLDVDLLFDVVEQHAVTATALVPTVIYQMLNHPRRDEVDLSSLRTVVYAGSPIAPDRLRSAIELFGQVFTQTYAGTEPGFMTCLTKDDHDLNDPAAVGRLGSAGRAMSHVELSIQDDQDRVLPVGEVGEICCRQPGRMVGYVDAAQDAGTIRDSWVHTGDIGYVDELGYVYVVDRKKDMVVTGGFNVFPRQIEDVLLTHPDVAQCAVIGVPDEKWGEAVKAIVVSTPDSAVGADDLKTLVKERKGGVWAPKSIDFVDDLPLTTTGKVDKKALKAPFWRDQDRLVH; encoded by the coding sequence ATGGCGGATATGCGACTGTGGCGACTGATGTACGAACCGCTTGATCGGGCCTGCCGGTACTACCCCGCACGGACGGCGGTGATCGACGGGGAGCGGCGGCTGACCTACGCCGAACTGGGTGCCTTCACCAACCGTGTGGCCAATGGATTCATCGAGCTCGGACTGAAGCCCGGTGAAGCGGTCGGCATGCTGATGCCGAACTGCCTGGAGTTCATTCCGACCCAGCACGGATTGTGGAAGTCCGGCGGAGTCATGGTGCAGATGCCCGCACGGGCATCTGCCCACGACCACGCGTACTTCCTCAACGCTGCTTCGGCGACCACTCTCGTGTACCACGAGCTCTTCGCAGACATCGTTGATCAGCTGCGTGCACAGTGCCCGACAGTGCGTCGTTTCATCCGGATTCCGGCAGTTCCCGCCTCCGCGACTGAAGTATCGGAGCCGTCGGACGAGCTGAGTTTCAAGGAGGTATTCGACAATCAGCCGGCAACGCCTCCCTCTATCCACGTGGAGCCTGAGGATCTGGTGAGCATCTCGTTCACCTCGGGTAGCACCGGCCAGCCCAAGGCAGTGAAGAACTCGCATGAGCGCACCCTGCACATGCATATTCCGTCCGGTACCGAGATCGGCGACGTGCGCGCCGGTGAGGTCTTCGCGCTGGGCGCACCTCTCACCCATTTCGCGCAGATATTCGTGTTGCCGACACTGCTCCACGGCGGAACCCTCGTGCTACTACCCGGACTCGACGTCGATCTCCTTTTCGATGTAGTCGAGCAACACGCGGTCACCGCCACAGCACTGGTTCCCACGGTGATCTATCAGATGCTCAACCACCCGCGCCGGGACGAGGTCGACCTGTCGTCGCTGCGGACCGTCGTCTACGCGGGGTCGCCGATCGCTCCGGATCGGCTTCGGTCGGCCATCGAGCTGTTCGGCCAGGTCTTCACTCAGACGTACGCGGGAACCGAGCCCGGCTTCATGACCTGCCTGACAAAGGACGACCATGACCTCAACGACCCGGCAGCAGTCGGGCGTCTGGGATCGGCCGGCCGCGCCATGTCTCATGTGGAACTGTCCATACAAGACGATCAGGACCGCGTCCTACCGGTCGGTGAGGTCGGTGAGATCTGCTGTCGGCAGCCAGGTCGAATGGTCGGCTACGTCGATGCCGCGCAGGACGCGGGTACGATCCGCGATAGCTGGGTGCACACCGGCGACATCGGCTACGTGGACGAATTGGGCTATGTGTACGTTGTCGACCGCAAGAAGGACATGGTTGTCACCGGCGGATTCAATGTCTTTCCCCGGCAGATCGAGGACGTACTGCTGACCCACCCCGATGTCGCCCAATGTGCTGTGATCGGTGTTCCCGACGAGAAGTGGGGCGAAGCCGTCAAAGCGATCGTGGTCAGCACCCCGGATTCGGCGGTCGGTGCCGACGACCTGAAAACGCTGGTGAAGGAGCGCAAGGGTGGGGTCTGGGCGCCCAAGAGCATCGACTTCGTCGACGACCTTCCCCTCACGACCACGGGCAAGGTCGACAAGAAGGCCCTCAAGGCTCCCTTCTGGCGTGATCAGGACCGACTCGTGCACTGA
- a CDS encoding 2,3-butanediol dehydrogenase — MRAARYHGVRDVRLEQIPEPEPGPGQIKIAVAYNGLCGSDLHEYFNAPTFIPMEPHPLTGAHAPCVLGHEFSGTVVAVGDGAGVFGPGDRVAVRPTYSCGECPACRIGAPNICKQLAFHGGSAAGGGLSEFTVVDETMAHKLPDSVSLLSGALVEPLAVAQHAVNRAAPGADDTVVVIGSGAIGIGVWLALRARGIEKVIVSEPSGQRRQAISRLGAERVVDPTSQDLQTIVDEVSGGVGAAVVFDAAGVPQAFADGLSVLAPHGILMVVSVYERGLDFNPTALLTGEHTITTSLTYSDTEFAEVIANMERGVYGADGWTDVIGLDQLTDAFELLRAGEAVKILVEI, encoded by the coding sequence ATGCGTGCCGCACGCTACCACGGAGTCCGCGATGTCCGACTCGAGCAGATCCCCGAACCCGAGCCCGGTCCCGGCCAGATCAAGATCGCAGTTGCGTACAACGGCCTCTGCGGATCCGACTTGCACGAGTACTTCAACGCGCCGACCTTCATCCCCATGGAACCGCACCCGCTGACCGGGGCCCATGCGCCGTGCGTTCTCGGTCACGAGTTCTCCGGGACCGTCGTCGCTGTCGGAGACGGTGCCGGCGTCTTCGGTCCCGGCGATCGGGTGGCAGTCAGGCCGACCTATTCGTGCGGTGAATGCCCCGCCTGCCGTATCGGCGCCCCGAACATCTGCAAGCAGCTCGCCTTCCACGGCGGCAGCGCGGCCGGCGGAGGTCTGTCCGAGTTCACCGTCGTCGACGAGACCATGGCACACAAGTTGCCGGACTCCGTGTCACTGCTGTCCGGTGCGCTTGTCGAACCGCTCGCTGTGGCCCAGCACGCGGTGAATCGCGCGGCACCCGGTGCCGACGACACCGTGGTCGTCATCGGCAGCGGCGCCATCGGCATCGGCGTCTGGCTCGCGCTGCGCGCCCGCGGCATCGAAAAGGTGATCGTCTCCGAGCCGTCCGGTCAGCGACGGCAGGCGATCTCCCGACTCGGCGCCGAGCGGGTTGTCGACCCGACGTCCCAGGATCTGCAGACGATCGTCGACGAGGTGAGCGGCGGCGTTGGAGCCGCTGTGGTTTTCGATGCAGCAGGCGTGCCGCAGGCCTTCGCCGACGGCCTGTCCGTTCTCGCTCCCCACGGAATCCTGATGGTCGTCAGCGTCTACGAACGGGGACTCGACTTCAACCCCACGGCCCTGCTCACCGGCGAGCACACGATCACCACCTCGTTGACCTACTCCGACACCGAGTTCGCCGAGGTGATCGCCAACATGGAGCGAGGCGTATACGGCGCCGACGGATGGACCGACGTGATCGGGCTCGACCAGTTGACCGATGCGTTCGAGCTTCTGCGGGCCGGCGAAGCGGTCAAGATCCTCGTTGAGATCTGA
- a CDS encoding AraC family transcriptional regulator, which produces MSDLIRATSLTHISELIIDAGGDPAEMFALVGFDRSIEPAFGAFVPYSKLAQLMNTAATTLGIADFGLQLSRYQDFAMFGPVSVLIRNARTLDEALTGLIRYLYTYTPAVVASARGKSAELSAFTWKYRVRRMPQTAQLTELTAAVVLDMLERITGGEFTPVRIRMTHQQLSSDATYGRHFTCPIEFEADANEIIFLAADLDRPISGDQQAYLLAEQYLTSQVHHDKPSGQVREILIKLLPLGEADLASVAAAMLVHPRTLQRRLHNEGLGFEEVLAEVRRTRAIELLQTTELPMAVIARELGYAEQSSFARSCVRWCGASPSAVRRRALMR; this is translated from the coding sequence ATGTCGGATCTGATTCGGGCGACGTCGCTCACACACATCTCTGAGCTCATCATCGATGCCGGTGGGGATCCGGCCGAGATGTTCGCGTTGGTCGGGTTCGACAGATCGATCGAGCCTGCGTTCGGCGCGTTCGTGCCGTACTCGAAGCTGGCGCAGTTGATGAACACCGCGGCAACGACTCTCGGCATCGCGGACTTCGGGTTGCAGTTGTCCCGCTACCAGGACTTCGCGATGTTCGGCCCCGTGTCGGTGCTGATTCGCAACGCGCGGACTCTCGACGAGGCACTCACCGGTCTCATCCGGTACCTGTACACCTACACTCCGGCAGTAGTGGCCTCGGCACGGGGAAAATCAGCGGAGCTGTCGGCCTTCACGTGGAAGTATCGGGTCCGGCGAATGCCTCAAACGGCCCAGCTGACCGAACTCACGGCCGCTGTCGTACTCGACATGCTCGAACGGATCACCGGCGGTGAGTTCACCCCTGTACGAATCCGAATGACACATCAGCAGCTGTCCTCAGATGCGACCTATGGCCGGCACTTCACATGCCCGATCGAATTCGAAGCCGACGCCAACGAGATCATCTTCCTTGCCGCCGACCTGGATCGGCCGATCAGTGGCGACCAGCAGGCGTATCTGCTCGCAGAGCAATACCTGACGAGCCAGGTCCACCATGACAAACCAAGCGGGCAGGTTCGCGAGATCTTGATCAAACTGCTGCCTCTCGGCGAAGCGGACCTCGCGTCGGTGGCCGCGGCGATGCTGGTCCACCCTCGGACGCTGCAGCGTCGACTCCACAACGAAGGCCTCGGATTCGAGGAGGTTCTTGCGGAGGTACGGCGCACCCGGGCGATCGAGCTGCTACAGACGACCGAACTGCCGATGGCGGTGATTGCCCGTGAGCTCGGCTATGCCGAGCAGAGTTCATTCGCACGGAGCTGCGTCCGCTGGTGCGGAGCATCACCGTCCGCAGTCCGGCGGCGCGCACTCATGAGGTAG
- a CDS encoding NAD(P)H-dependent flavin oxidoreductase → MTRISGPELVAAACAAGIIGSMPAHNASTTAELDSMLTGLLSGLGDAGRLLMPNLVVHRANSRIDADLECFADHQVSAVITSVGAPDSVVRSLHRAGIAVLADVASVAHAERAVRAGVDGLVLLTAGAGGQTGAANPFAFVREVRLRFDGVIALAGGIGDGRSILAAQVAGADLAYLGTRFLATDKSRADERYRQAVLEAGLDDVRLTSRISGIPSSILQSWLDQHEPDPAITTAGFDFGSLTDAGPFAWSAGHAVSAIRQTDSVADVVAALDAEYRSAVDDTLARWRPTPTPHTTSGKE, encoded by the coding sequence ATGACCCGGATCTCGGGACCCGAACTGGTCGCCGCCGCATGCGCGGCCGGGATCATCGGATCGATGCCCGCACACAACGCATCGACCACGGCGGAACTTGACTCCATGCTCACCGGCCTGTTGTCGGGACTCGGTGATGCGGGACGGCTGTTGATGCCCAACCTGGTCGTCCATCGCGCCAACTCCCGGATCGACGCCGATCTCGAGTGCTTTGCCGATCACCAGGTCAGTGCGGTGATCACCAGTGTCGGCGCTCCCGACTCGGTCGTCCGGTCGCTGCACCGCGCCGGCATCGCAGTCCTGGCCGACGTCGCCTCGGTCGCGCACGCTGAGCGTGCTGTTCGCGCGGGCGTCGACGGTTTGGTCCTTCTGACCGCCGGTGCCGGTGGTCAGACCGGAGCCGCGAACCCGTTCGCGTTCGTCCGCGAAGTCCGCCTACGTTTCGATGGGGTGATCGCGCTCGCCGGCGGGATAGGCGACGGCCGCTCGATTCTGGCGGCACAGGTGGCCGGCGCCGACCTGGCCTATCTCGGCACCCGGTTCCTGGCTACCGACAAAAGCCGCGCCGACGAGCGGTACCGCCAAGCGGTCCTGGAGGCCGGCCTTGATGACGTCCGTCTCACCAGCCGGATCAGCGGGATTCCGAGCAGCATTCTGCAGAGTTGGCTGGACCAGCACGAACCCGATCCCGCGATCACCACCGCGGGCTTCGACTTCGGCTCGCTGACAGATGCCGGGCCGTTCGCATGGAGCGCCGGGCATGCGGTCTCCGCGATCAGACAGACCGACAGCGTCGCCGACGTCGTGGCCGCCCTGGACGCCGAGTACAGATCAGCCGTCGACGACACTCTGGCCAGGTGGCGGCCCACCCCGACCCCTCACACCACTTCAGGAAAGGAATGA
- a CDS encoding transglutaminase-like domain-containing protein, which yields MTSPRDVTAKLEVSVQAATEIEMQIAVARLPGLELTENLTVTLDDSPVEVEEIIDDHGSRIHRLQVDSGLIKVDYSASVTTPADPIPVAITDRSTYLRPSRYAECDKFFGFAAGQFDSSLPDGELLNQVTAYVEDRLSYIPGASDPIDGAADTLLAGAGVCRDYAHLVVSLLRALNIPARLVAVYAPGCDPMDFHAVAEAIIDGQWVVVDATRLAPRQSLVRIATGRDAADTAFLDNHRGSINLDSYEVTATVRDGLPIDDGTERICIG from the coding sequence ATGACTTCTCCCCGCGACGTCACCGCCAAGCTTGAGGTGTCCGTCCAAGCCGCCACCGAGATCGAGATGCAGATCGCGGTGGCCAGGCTGCCCGGTCTGGAACTGACCGAGAATCTGACGGTGACCCTGGACGATTCTCCGGTGGAGGTCGAAGAGATCATCGACGATCACGGTTCCCGTATTCACCGGCTGCAGGTCGACAGCGGGCTCATCAAGGTCGACTACTCGGCGTCGGTCACCACACCCGCCGATCCGATTCCGGTCGCCATCACCGATCGCTCCACCTACCTGCGACCGAGCCGCTACGCCGAGTGTGACAAGTTCTTCGGCTTCGCCGCCGGGCAGTTCGATTCGTCGCTCCCGGACGGCGAGTTGCTCAACCAGGTCACCGCGTACGTCGAGGACCGGCTGAGTTATATCCCGGGTGCCAGCGATCCCATCGACGGTGCGGCGGACACACTACTGGCCGGCGCCGGAGTCTGCCGTGACTATGCGCATCTCGTCGTCTCACTGCTGCGTGCGCTCAATATCCCGGCGCGGCTCGTGGCCGTCTACGCCCCGGGCTGCGATCCGATGGACTTCCATGCCGTCGCCGAGGCGATCATCGACGGGCAGTGGGTCGTCGTCGACGCCACTCGACTGGCGCCTCGGCAGAGCCTCGTGCGTATCGCGACCGGACGTGATGCCGCGGACACCGCATTCCTGGACAACCACCGTGGCTCTATCAACCTCGATTCCTATGAGGTCACCGCAACGGTTCGTGACGGACTGCCGATTGACGACGGGACCGAGCGCATCTGCATCGGTTAG
- a CDS encoding nitroreductase/quinone reductase family protein produces the protein MPCDTPTASPALVPGSWFLENGHRALLTITGGRFPTSILGMKTIELHTVGRKSGKPYTTLLTTPVHDDTRVVLVASKGGSGRDPDWFRNAVATPDVTVIVDGETVPMRARAATAAEHAELWPQAVKAYQGYVGYQRNTDRTIPLLICERT, from the coding sequence ATGCCATGCGATACCCCGACCGCGTCGCCGGCGTTGGTGCCTGGTTCCTGGTTCCTGGAAAACGGTCATCGTGCGTTGCTGACGATCACCGGCGGCCGGTTTCCCACGTCGATACTCGGTATGAAGACGATCGAGTTGCATACCGTGGGCCGCAAGTCCGGCAAGCCGTACACGACTCTGCTCACCACCCCGGTCCATGACGACACGCGCGTTGTCCTCGTCGCGTCCAAAGGCGGGTCGGGTAGGGATCCCGACTGGTTCCGGAACGCCGTCGCCACCCCGGACGTGACGGTGATCGTCGATGGTGAGACGGTGCCGATGCGGGCACGGGCAGCCACCGCCGCCGAGCATGCCGAACTGTGGCCACAGGCGGTCAAGGCGTATCAGGGCTACGTCGGCTACCAGCGCAACACCGACCGTACGATCCCGCTGCTGATCTGCGAGCGGACCTGA
- a CDS encoding 2,4'-dihydroxyacetophenone dioxygenase family protein, whose product MTTMNIPPALTLDATDMPWAHGILAPGFSLQLLAADVENGFVVFNGRFQPGTVLPTHQHTGAVHGFTSAGRWFYQEYGDASMNVAGSYIFEPAGSVHTLETPADNTEITKATFVLYGALILIDGDGACTGIVDPTTTLAMYYNTLEQQGDRRPNLIRGGTADIR is encoded by the coding sequence ATGACTACCATGAACATTCCACCGGCTCTGACCCTCGACGCCACAGACATGCCGTGGGCCCACGGCATCCTGGCTCCCGGATTCTCCCTCCAGTTGCTCGCGGCGGACGTCGAGAACGGCTTCGTCGTGTTCAACGGCCGTTTCCAGCCCGGCACCGTCCTGCCCACACACCAGCACACCGGTGCCGTGCACGGCTTCACCAGCGCCGGCCGCTGGTTCTACCAGGAGTACGGTGACGCATCGATGAACGTCGCCGGGTCCTACATCTTCGAACCCGCGGGCTCGGTGCACACGCTGGAGACCCCTGCCGACAACACCGAGATCACCAAGGCGACCTTCGTTCTCTACGGCGCGCTGATCCTGATCGACGGCGACGGCGCCTGCACCGGCATTGTCGATCCCACCACGACTCTCGCGATGTACTACAACACCCTCGAGCAGCAGGGTGATCGGCGACCGAACCTGATCCGCGGCGGCACCGCCGACATCCGCTGA
- a CDS encoding SDR family NAD(P)-dependent oxidoreductase yields MSNEATLAPQSFAGRVAVVTGGTSGIGAATVTHLARLGATVHAVGLQADRFDAPEGLPIVTHELDVTADASVEAFFDRIDRLDILVPAAGLTMGEAESTTAGFRKVIDINLLAVQDFCYRAAPLLARSDAGSIVCIASMMSYFGSKDGPAYSASKGAIVQLVKSMAQMFAADGTRVNAVAPGWVDTPLFRSIATVAPDVFAGIVARTPLARIGDPFEVAKAIAFLCSDDASFISGSTLPVDGGYLTV; encoded by the coding sequence ATGAGCAACGAAGCCACGCTCGCTCCGCAGTCCTTTGCCGGCCGGGTGGCGGTCGTCACCGGTGGCACCTCCGGAATCGGCGCCGCCACCGTCACGCACCTGGCCCGACTCGGTGCCACGGTCCACGCGGTGGGCCTCCAGGCGGACCGGTTCGACGCCCCAGAAGGCCTGCCGATCGTCACACACGAACTCGATGTCACCGCCGACGCATCGGTCGAGGCATTCTTCGATCGCATCGACCGCCTCGACATCCTTGTGCCCGCTGCCGGACTGACCATGGGCGAGGCGGAGTCGACGACGGCCGGATTCCGAAAGGTTATCGACATCAATCTGCTTGCGGTGCAGGACTTCTGCTATCGCGCTGCGCCTCTGCTTGCCCGTAGTGATGCCGGCTCGATCGTCTGCATCGCCTCGATGATGAGCTACTTCGGGTCCAAGGACGGCCCTGCCTATTCGGCGAGCAAGGGCGCGATCGTGCAGCTCGTCAAATCGATGGCGCAGATGTTCGCCGCCGACGGCACTCGTGTGAACGCGGTCGCGCCCGGCTGGGTGGACACCCCGCTGTTCCGCTCGATCGCCACCGTGGCGCCGGATGTGTTCGCCGGGATCGTCGCCAGAACCCCGCTCGCCCGGATCGGCGACCCGTTCGAGGTCGCGAAGGCGATCGCCTTTCTCTGCAGCGATGACGCCTCGTTCATCAGCGGATCGACGTTGCCCGTCGACGGCGGTTACCTGACCGTGTGA